TCTAGAAGTTCTGGACGGCTTGCTAAAGCGGTTGCAGCCTGTGAGTAATTCACCCACTGCCGTCTCCGCTTGTGCATTTCGGGCCACCGGTCCTCCTCCCGATCCACGGTGACCTCGAAGAACTGATATGAAGCTCTTGGTGCGTTAGTCGTCAACAATGTCGATGGACGCATGTCAGAGATCAGTCCCAGATCCCTGACGACGGTGCACACGACACCGGCTTCTTCCCAGGCTTCTCTACAAGCCGCTTGCTGGGCACTTCCTTCGTCGGTTTCCCATCCGCCTTTCGGAAGTACCCAGCCACCTCGTCCAGCAGACTGGATCATCAGCACCAAGCTTTTGTCCTTTGATAGGGGGACGACACCGGCTACTAGCCGTTCGCCTTTCGAGCCGTATCCTGTGTACGAGAGCATGTCAGCATAGTTTTACGAGTTGCAAAATAGGTGGAAGAGCTCGAGGCAGACACAATTATGGGATGAGAGGCTCGGAAGCATAGTAATATGACTCACGTTGGTTTTTCCGTCCTACACGGGACTCCATTGAACGGACCTGGTCCACCATGTTGGACCAGCGAGAAGAGAGTATAGAAGAAACCCCGGCCGAGGAAcctcaagaaaaaaaaatataggAAGTGGTGATGAAAAAAGACCGAAGATATACAGCTATTTCTGCACTTCGCACGAAGGTAAATATAATGAATGGAAGAGTTTCGGAAGCAAGGAAGGTGAGGAAAGTGACGGGCACAGGATGACGAcactatataaagtatagagGTTCCAAAAAAGACGGAAGCTTCAAAACCACGGGGTTTCTGGTGAGATAGATGGCCAGCTAGGGTGGATAGGAGCTGGCTCACGGCCGGTCCAGGGCTTTCGTCTTCTCCTGGGAAGGATAGTAAGGCGGCCGAGGAAGGGCAGTGAAATTTttttggaagaggaagactGGAACGATTTGACGAACTAGGTATTCCCGTTCACTCCCGTGGCGGACGGGAACCTCGAGGGAgacttggagatggaaacAGACATGTTCATGGAGGGAATAGCATAAAAATAGGGGAGGGGataggaggagagaagaggaagaggaacggAGGGGAGGCGAGAGGACGGAGACAGCTTGGGATGGATAATGGGCGGCGCGGTCCGGCAAAGTCTCTAAAGCGTCTCTTCGGAGCGGCCTCTCCAATCGTACGGCGTATCTGTATTACTATGACTCGTTACACACATCGTACGCTGAGTAGTACTTCCACCCCAGGCTCGAAATAGacaccatggccatctcTTCTTGTCCGCCGAGTGATCCTTGTCGAAGCCCCCATCTCTCGCTTCCTACTGTATATCTGATCTAAACTGGTTTTGACGCATTCCCCCGGCGTCTTCTCCTGTAAGTTCTCCCCGACGATGACATCACGTGCAGGGCTGTTCGTAACATTCAAAtacagagagagagagagagcatCGCCAGAAAGCCATCGAGGACATTACAGAATAGAGCAACGGCAGGAGAAGCGCCAACTGGGATCTCAGGATCCGCAGTTTACAGATCGTTGCTGTGTTGTCGCGCCTCAACCCAATCGCCGCTGGAGTGTTCCCATGCGCTTCTGGATGTCGGCCCACTAATTAATCTTATGTGCATCCCCTGCTTTCCCTAGTCCAAGTGGCCTGCAGCTAGCGACAGCATGGGTTGAGCAAATACCAACGCTCTGATCGACCCCATGGTTCGATAGGCCTCGTTGCCGTGGACATGAATTCTGTAACAGCTGCACGATGCCCCAGGCATTACCTGCATGCCTCGTCTGAAGTACTTGACTAGTACGGGGCAGATGTGCAAGAGCAACGAGGAATAGGCTATGCCAATTGTCATTCGCCGTTATTTTCGCCCCTCTGCCCACGGAACCCGAATCGAAACAAAGAGACGTAACGTTGGGTCGGAATGCTCTATTCCTGAATAATATCGTGTGCTCTTGGTCTGCGCTCTGCCCCGCGTCGATCGACCCTGGATGATGACACTCAAAGAAGCAGATCCGAGAACCTACCAGGTTGGGCTTTGGTCTTGGAGTATGCAGGGCAGTCTGCTTTTGGGATTCGCCTCTAATCTACTTCGGAAAGGAGCTCcctcaagaaaaaaaagaaaaaaaaaagagcaccagaaaaagaaaagaaagcaggcATCTTGGAAACAGCTTCTCCACGATTTTTCATGCGGAAATAAGGTTTGATACTCGAATTATTACCGAGTGCCTAGGAATGCGGATAATTCGGTCGACCCTCGGAGATGCCTTTTCTTGCTTCGTTTCCGGAGTCGGCCACGCGTAGACAGTTACTCAAGGCTTCCAAGTTCCCAGCCAAGAAGAAATCGGCCTGCAACTTGGCAGTCTGGCATCGTGGGCGCCATGAAGGGTCCCTGGAGAAATAGTCGTTGGCTCACGCGGTGGATCAGACCCAGTTTCCTCTTTTGCATCTTCACTTGAgcattcttcttcgcccgccAAACAAGCGCTTAACCGATTTATGAATGGTTGCTTTTTGATTACTATTACCGTGTCTCTTCAACAACGGATCCGGGATTGGCCTGCGTGTTCTCCTGCCGTACCAGGATAACCAGGTGTTTTCGGAACACTGTCGGGCTATATCCTCGGTCAAGAAAACGGGCTGggaggctggtgctggttcgCTGCAGGTAACCCAATGATAGTTATTTATATGGGAATATATCCAGAGTGGATGATGCAGGAGCCCGAACTTCAAGCGGTGTCTTGGGGCTTTCCACGTTTCATTTGTGTGGAATTTATTCGAAGTCTCACCAGTTACTGTGGAACCAAACGAGGTCCGCAATAATGCACCGGACGCAGCATTCAGCAATCAGCATTTTTATGAAATCGATTTTATGATTACCTATATTAATTGCGATGTTCCTTGGTAACCAGCCATTTCAACTCAAAACGGAATATGGCAAAGCAAATCTCATTGCGAGGAAATCAAGGATAAGAATAGATTAGCTCAGGCGTAAAGTACTTTGGAGTCGATCGCCTGGATCAACAGATCTCCCCTCAGACGTCAGTGCTCACATTCATCAGACCGCGACGAGGAATAATCAGGGGGGTCTAAGAATAACCAGTCGAAAAGCAGAACTCCGAGAACAGAAAGAGAAATTGGTCGAGTGCTGGGAGGACGGTACCTTGAAATGCCCGAACAGGTATTGTAACGGGGCCCTTCCGTACCAGGGCAAACGATACCGTACGGGGTACATTTCCTGCCAGAGGAATCCAGTGTGCTAGTGCTGTCTCAACGGACGGATCTGGTGGTGTCGTGAACATTCACTACGTAGTTGAATAATGTTGGCCCATACGCATTCCTGCATGTCAATGCTGGCATCGTCAATCTCTTGGAGCGTATTTGGTGGCAAAAGAATATCCAGACGCGCAGATTGGACCAGGACGAACCGGACATGCATACAACGACTGACAGGGGAGAGCTGGCTCAGTCGTTTTCTAGAAGCATCAGGCGTCGATACGAGGAGCTGGGCTGAATGTAAGATAGCATCGCGTACTACTTAACTGAGTAGTGATGATTATGTACTTTCTGAATTGACTGTATGAAGCCGAGCATCCACTGGAGACATTGGACTCGACACCTCTCAGCTGAACAGTGAACAGCTCCGAGCTGCCAGTGTTCGCCATCCACAGTTATCTGTCCTTCTCATCTCCCCGCGAGCTCCATCGTGGCCTTGTTTCTTGATCAACACTCGCGTCCAGCCCGATActtccttgttttcttccttttccgcCTTGAGCGCAGGCAATAATAACGCCCGAACTCCAAGCTCCAATCTCCATCGTTGTGCCCTCTCTGCCTCGCAGCAACCACGCCATGGAACCCTCTGATCCGAGAGCACCGATTGACGCCGAACGAGCCAGGCAGTTGTCGCTGTTCCGACCCCTCGGTGAGTAGCCAGTCACAACACACTGCCCTTCCCCGTGCAATGGCCATTGGTCCtagtttatttcttttccGCGTGGAGAGACAGCTTGCTCTGCCCCTCATGATGTATGAGTCTCTCACCCTGCCCCTCATCTCCCATCTGATGCTGCCACTTTGCAATGCCTGATCATCCCGGTCGTTTCCTTGCTGTTCTCGTGTATTTGTATTAtcatttatttatttaatatttttttttttttttttacacCCTTTCCACCATCTGTCCTCGGCATCGCGGTCTCTCCGTGCCCAATCCTGTTCCCCTTCCCGGATCGTTGACTACTCGTCGTGACTAAAGATGATGGACCCTTCATGATCATCGTCGCTGCCAGCAGCGCTCTGACCAATATATCATTCCAGGTTACCAACGCAACTCGTGCGGATACTGTAAATCGGATAATGGGAGTCAGTCGCCTTGTAGCCCCACCTTGCAGCCTTGAGTTTGTTTGCTAAAAGCGCATACCTCGTAGGTGCTTCATACTACGCTAGCTCCGTCTCGGTGCGTCCAGGACACTATGAAGAACTCGTCAaccggggatggagaaggtcAGACCGAATCCAGTTGCGAACGCGGGTGCACTCTTCTGATCCTCGCATAGGTCCGGCACCTTGTACTACAAGCAGAACCTGCAGCGGTCATGCTGTCCTCACTATACCATGAGGTATTTTCTTGGTGGTTGCCCTACCGACTTCATTCGGATGACACTAATTAGCCCAGGCTCGAAGCCTCGGCCTACAAACCAAGAAGAGATCAACGAAAGGCAATCAACCGCTGGAACAAGTTCGTCTTGGGACCTGACTACATTCGCAGAGCTGCATATCTCTGTCCGAAATCTCGGGGGTAAGCGCGCCAGTTTTCTATATTGCGGTGCATTGTGAGCTCACTTTCATGGTAGACAGAAGAAGCATCACAAATGCAACTTCGATCTCATTGATGCCGTTCATGGAGTTGAGTACAATAACGTCAAGCGGCCCATTGACccaaagacaaagaaaccgTTGGAACCGGCCCATCGGTTCGAGATCAACATAGAAGGTGACACAGTTTCCCAGGCAAAGTAAGCAGCGAGTACACTGGGCTATTCCGACTCTATACTTACACCTCTGTCAGATTCGAGTTATTCCGCAAGTACCAGACGAAGGTTCACAAGGAAGATGTCTCCAAATGGCAAACAAAAGACTTCAAGCGGTTCCTTTGCTCAGGCCTTAAGCGGACCGAACCAAATGCACAAGACGGACAGCGCAGATTAGGATCCTGGCACCAATGCTACCGGCTCGACGGGAAGTTGATAGCCGTTGCTGTCCTTGACCTGATGCCCACTGGCATCAGCTCTGTTTACCTCTTGTGAGTCTCTTTTCAACAGCTTGACCACTGTAACCAAAACCTAACAGACATGCAAAGCTACGACCCGGATTATGAGCATTGGGAATTCGGCAAGCTCAGCGCAATGAGAGAAATAGGTCTCTCAATCGAAGAAGGCTATGGATATTACTACATGGGTTCGCACACTCTCACACAACACCAATGGAAACCCCACTTGCTAATACCATGATTCTTATTTTCCCAGGATATTACATCCACTCCTGTCAAAAGATGCGCTACAAGGGCTCCTTCCGACCCCAATACATCCTAGGTACGTTTCTTTCCGACTGACATTCTCGACCACAACCAACCTGTCACTCTCGTAACCTGAGCTAACCCCGTTTAACCCCAGACCCCGAATCCCACAATTGGGACCCCCTAGACGGCGAACTAACCACAAAGCTCAATTCCCGACCCTACGTCTCGCTCTCGCGAGACCGCAAGAATGCCGAAACCGGTGCGAACGCCGAAGCTGAAGCCAATGCCGAAGCCGAGATAAACGACGAAGAGGTCTCACTCTTCGCCCTGCACATGCCGGGTGTCCTTACTGTGGAGGAAATCAAGAATCTGGATCTAGGAAGCTGGCCGTTAGTCGTTCACGGGTCATTTGTTCATATGGCTGTAAGTCTCATTCCTATTCTTATCGTTAATAACTCTAGTTCTGTTATATTAAGCGTTTCGGCTATTGTAATTAATGAGCTGACGATGGGGATGAACTACAGGACCTAGTTGGGTGGGAGACTATGCCGGTTGATGAGCCTCAGTCGATTAAAGGGATCGTAGCAGAGTTAGCTGCGACCCTGGGCCCTGCTGTAGTGAGGGACAGTGCGGTGGCGTTATTTGATTAATTTGggtttaaatatttactgGAATTAAGCCATTGCCCGATCTATCGGAGGAGCTACGACTACCAGTTGGGGTTCTTGAATGATATGATAAGATTAAAACATATTTTTTATGTTCATCGTATATGAGTTGTTAACCACAAATGATCCATTACCATAGCCACTATTTGATAATCCCACCACAACGCCGAGCAATGATTTGTTGAAAATGGAGAGAAATTGCAACAAATAAAGAGCCGCATCCACGAAGAATCGGAGTAAAGACAACAACCATGATCCCATACAAAACCCCGAATTCAAGCGCTAAAATGCAGCCAAGACCCAAGGAAACGCaaaataagaaagagatATCAGAGTAATAAAATTCGAAGACAGATGCAGTTTGAGATCAAATTAGATCATCAGCTCGACGGGAGGACGAGAAGTCTTAAAAGGTGGTGTCTGCTTCGGCATATCAAGAGGGCTCATCTCCACGTCCATGTCATCTGGGTCGGCTGTTGTATCTTCGACCATGACGGCAGGGAGATTTGGGCTACCACCGTGCTCCCCGGGGTTGTAAATGAGggtgctgctcctgctccgcTGCTGAGACAGAGGCCAGCTTCCAGTTCGCTTATCGGATGAGAGAGACATTGGGGTATCCGGGTCAGTCTGCTGTTGGGACGAGCCGGTGGAGTAGATGTTGCCAACGGCGGGAGTTGCGGTTGACGACTGCTCGGTCTTCAGCATCGCGAGGGCCTGGGCGAGATCGCTAGCGTGGACTTCCTTGTTCGGGGGGTCCTCTGTGCGCATAACCCATCCGTGGGGTGGCGAGGGCGGCgggctgatgaagaagagcttgTCAACCTGGGGGGCCTCGAGGAGCTTGTGCTTGATGCCGGTGCCAGTCTCGTCGGTTTCTAGAAGAGGCGTTGGCTCGCCGAAGTAGATCTTTGTGCGGACTTCCCGGTTAAGGAGGCTTTCGCGGTCAAGGAGCTTGCGGACGCGGATtgcatcgtcttcgtttCTAAAGGAGCAGACGATACGGCGGAACGAGGGAAGCGGGGAAAAGGAGTTGAGGGGCGCGATAGACTCAATTTGTGCGCGGATGGTGGAGAGAGACGAAGGTTGGAAGAGGTAGAGGTCGTTGAGGTCGGTGATCAGGAGGgtgttggttggtggtgatggctgaGAGAGCGGTGGGAGGCTGGAGAGGTCGATAGAGAGAGACGGTttgtgggaggaggagcgcgcGGAGCGGTTGgcctggaaagaaggcgatgaagggACAGATTGCGGGGATAGCGTGCCTGTCATTTTGTCGGTTGTTGGGCGTAAggcgaagaggagaggaattAGGAGGTGGGATGGAGGAGAGTTGCAgcgagatggaggggaggcggaggatgctGTTAAGTAGTTGCAGCAGTCGCCACAAGAGCAAGATGTGCTGTGTGTTTGAAATAGCTGAGACAAGATTGAATCCACAACTGAAGATCAAGAGATGCTTCCTTTATAGACGTCTGGCCTTGTTCACAATTTTGATTGTTTTTTCCGTGTTCGGTGGGAGGCGATGCTGCGCCTCCTGACGGCGTACACCGGACGGAGTCGACGCACGCGGTGGGTTTCTCCCAGTCTCCCACTCTGCACTGCCATGATCTTGGCCTATGAGACAGACGAACCGGCTTTTCCTCTGAATTCTCCTCCAACAGACGCGGCCGGGTCCCGGATACTGTTCCTGAAGATCGAGTCTCGCCCTTTTCGATCGCAGTGCTCTAACTTGTCGCCAGTCGCCACGGAGTGTCTTCTGATTGCCACTTGTAATACGGAGTAGATTCTGTCACAGACTCGCGGATCTGATCTACTCATTTAGATCGAATTATGAGAGTTGGAGTATTACGGGGCCCTGGACGGCTGTGAATTCGGCCTACAGagcatcgtcgtcggcctTGTGCTGTGTTGGCTCATGGCTGACTCTGCCTGTATAGACCCGAGCCTCTGCATAGCAATTCCGCCGATTGCCTCGTCAACGCCATAGGCAGCATCATAAAAGATACTATTTTATGCCTCTAAGCCTCTATGGTCTATTCTGATTACTGCTGATACAGTTGCCAACCCTCCACAGTTGTCCCTGGCTGACGACATACTCCCCAAGGCCACGCTCCATACAACTCCGCCCCCCGGCAAGTCGGCGGAGCTGCGACCGATAGCTTAAGAGACAAGAATTGAAGAAAGTTAAACACAAACGCGTCGTTTGCTAATTGCTCCGCTGCTGGCGGAGTCGCCGGAGAGATCCGCAATCCGCATACGGAGTACGTGCTGGACTTGTGAATTGACGGATTATGATCTACCTAATTGTGGCTGATACCTCCCTACTGCTTCATCCGGCCCACGGCCAGCTTCATTCGCATTTCGCAACAGGCTCCTTCATTCCTTGTGGCTCAGcactcttcccacccccCGAGAATTATGCTCCGCCAAGCTCTTATAACCTTCCCTCCCTGCATTCGTTGTTGAACTTATCCATGTGGCGTGGGAGTCACGGGACTGCCAATGCCTCCTCCTGTGTTGAGCTGCTCCAATGTGCCTCGTCTCAATAATGTGACTCCCAGTGTCCACAGCCGGCAATGTCTCAGCCTTGTTTACTTCGACTTGTCCTTATCatttcttcagcttcagtGCCACACCCCGGAAAACGCGGGCTTGGCAGCAATTCGGCCTCGCCTAGCCTCCCAGGCTGGTGGTTCTGACATAGCCACTCCGCACCCATTCGCGGAGGTCCATCCGCGCATCATGGTGCTCTTCTCAAATACGCTTGATTGATAATCCGGTAGGGTGATTCCTGCAGTAGGTTCGTGCAGCTTACACCCGTATCCGGTATATTTCACCTCTAGATTACGCCTGGCGCTCAATGCTGCTTGGTTAAGATATAACCCCGTCAAGATAAGCCTGGGGAAATACGAGTAGGGCGCAAACCATCCCATTTCTATCGCCCTGGTCAACAAAACTACGTGGTGCCAGAACGCCATCTACCTAAGCTACCGTGGGCTGAATCGAGCGTTTGCGTTAACCTTGACCATCGGCAGTACCACGATTCTCCTGAATAACAGGCATCTTGTCTGAACGTAATACTTCTTCACGAGACCTTTTGGAGTCTTAAGCCTTTTATATTTGGATGATTTCATCCGCATTGGCACGAGATGTTGACGAGGCGCCATACTTCAGTTCTTGCGCCTTCATCGCGGACCCCAATTAAACAAAGCTATCAGCGTCTGATATCAGACATGAGCCTGACTGCGACGAGCTGTCTCTAGGTCCACTCTGTAAACGTCGTCTCAATTATTGTAACATAATAACTCATCGCTGCATGAGTTTCTGTTTGTCATACTGGGGCTCACGTGTCCCTTTACTCGGGACAGAACCCGGGATCTAAGAAGCAGAGCATGCATTGAGAGGTCCATTTCGCAGCACGACCAGGGTATTTTCTAGGGTAACACCATTCATAGGCACTCCGATTTCTTAGAGACATCGATCCCTGCTCTCGAAATTTAAGAAAGATGCTTGTCCTTCGGTATAACTCGGCCGGTTGTTTTTCCTTTGCAGCTTGGCTGGCAGCTTGGCAGTCAGGTGATGTGGGAAGCTTTTAGATTTTCTGCGATGATGCCGGGTGTTCCTAGAGTCTCCAACCATCACCTCTTCACGTTTCTCTGCATCTCGATTTGATTAATTCCTAAACTACACCTAATTTTCACAATGTTCAAGCGAACCCTCCTCAGACAAGCTCAGGCCTCTCGGTCTTTGCTCTCCGTCCGCTCCGCGTCCACAACGCCGCTGGCCGTCCGTCGGATATCGCAGGCCCAACCAcagctcctccgcccctTCGCTGGTTTCCCTACTGCGCGGTGCTACTCTACAGAGAATGGCGACAAGGATAAGAAGGAAAATGGGGCAGAATCAGAGGCTGCCGAGGACCCGGTCACCAAGGAATTAGAAGAGAAGCGCAAAGAGGTCGTTGATCTCAAGGTAAATTCCCCAGACATGCAATTACTCTATATTCAATGGCTCCTTCTATTTATCACTTGAAGAATCATGGAGCTGACCTTCTCGTAACAGGACAAATATGTCCGATCCGTTGCagacttcctcaacctccagGAACGCACCAAGCGGGATATGGAGAACGCACGCAACTTCGCAATCCAACGGTTCGCCGTCGACCTTCTTGAAAGTATTGACAACTTCGACCGTGCTCTCCTTGCCGTCCCATCGGATAAGCTCTCCGCCACCAAGACCGAAGAGAACAAGGATCTCCTAGATCTCGTCGATGGTCTTAAGATGACCCAGCATATCCTGATGAACACTCTACAGAAGCACGGCCTGCAAAGATTTGACCCTGCTGATCTCACTGAGGATGGCAAAGCCCAGAAGTTCAACCCTAATATTCATGAGGCCACATTCATGACCAAGGCTgagggcaaggaagacgGCGACATCATTCACGCTCAAACCAAGGGTTTCACGCTGAATGGCCGTATCCTAAGAGTGAGTTCCCAATATATTAATTGTCATTGTAAATATCAGGATGCTGACCCCTTGTTTAGGCTGCCAAGGTTGGTGTTGTGAAGAACAACTAAATGGCCACGCTCCCTACCCGCCCTCGACACCTACCTTCTCTGTacagtatataaaaaaatatgCCCTACTCGGCCACGGAAATTTATTACACCCTCTCAAATTTACGGCGCCTACTCAATCATCTACCTTTATGCTCCCTGGATGGTCGTCTATTCTGTCTATGAATGCATATGTATGATACACCATTTCGTACGATTGGGGGCGTCCGGACTGTCTTCCTTTCGATATCATTTACCCTAGAGGTCTTCATCATGGCGTTATGTTTGATAATTATTTCTCACAATCTCCCACCTCATGTATACTACTCATAATATTTGACTCGATTGGTCTTGTCCTTTTTTCTCCCTTTTTTTGTATCTTGAAATCGTTAACGGGAATCCATTGGCTTGGATGTTTCAGGTATATGTACATGATCATCTTTCGCCCCTGTTTTAGCAGAGACAGGCGTAGGGATATTTAGCTTCGTTTCTTACATAGGATAGAAACATGGTACCGAATCATAACCTTTTATAAGTAATATCCTGAAAACTACTCTGTACATAGGAATTCTATTATCTTCAAGCGAGAATAGCACGTAGAGGTTATTCAAGTACGTACGTAGTAGATTAGATTAGATCAATCGTCTAGCCAACCTACCGCAAGACACCATATATGCCCattgaaaaaaagaagaagaaccaaCCGAGCCAAACTGAAGCGGAATGAAACGAAACGAAATAAACACAGCGAGGAATCGTAAAGAAGgggaaagcaaaaaaaagaaaaaaaaaaaaaaaaaggaaaccCCGAGTATGAACATGAACTGGTCAGTTACACCAAGTTAACTAGTGAATCAATGATGAACAAAAGAGCGGAGAGAAAAAGGACAGGGTAGAACGGAGATGAAATcgaatggaagaagaaaaaaagctcC
This region of Aspergillus puulaauensis MK2 DNA, chromosome 5, nearly complete sequence genomic DNA includes:
- a CDS encoding NUDIX hydrolase (BUSCO:EOG09265BJ3;~COG:T;~EggNog:ENOG410PPGG;~InterPro:IPR015797,IPR000086;~PFAM:PF00293;~go_function: GO:0016787 - hydrolase activity [Evidence IEA]), with the translated sequence MVDQVRSMESRVGRKNQRYGSKGERLVAGVVPLSKDKSLVLMIQSAGRGGWVLPKGGWETDEGSAQQAACREAWEEAGVVCTVVRDLGLISDMRPSTLLTTNAPRASYQFFEVTVDREEDRWPEMHKRRRQWVNYSQAATALASRPELLEALNRSSVKR
- the ATE1 gene encoding arginyltransferase (BUSCO:EOG092638AP;~COG:O;~EggNog:ENOG410PI52;~InterPro:IPR007471,IPR007472,IPR016181,IPR030700;~PFAM:PF04376,PF04377;~go_function: GO:0004057 - arginyltransferase activity [Evidence IEA];~go_process: GO:0016598 - protein arginylation [Evidence IEA]) encodes the protein MEPSDPRAPIDAERARQLSLFRPLGYQRNSCGYCKSDNGSASYYASSVSVRPGHYEELVNRGWRRSGTLYYKQNLQRSCCPHYTMRLEASAYKPRRDQRKAINRWNKFVLGPDYIRRAAYLCPKSRGQKKHHKCNFDLIDAVHGVEYNNVKRPIDPKTKKPLEPAHRFEINIEGDTVSQAKFELFRKYQTKVHKEDVSKWQTKDFKRFLCSGLKRTEPNAQDGQRRLGSWHQCYRLDGKLIAVAVLDLMPTGISSVYLFYDPDYEHWEFGKLSAMREIGLSIEEGYGYYYMGYYIHSCQKMRYKGSFRPQYILDPESHNWDPLDGELTTKLNSRPYVSLSRDRKNAETGANAEAEANAEAEINDEEVSLFALHMPGVLTVEEIKNLDLGSWPLVVHGSFVHMADLVGWETMPVDEPQSIKGIVAELAATLGPAVVRDSAVALFD
- the cbpA gene encoding putative calcineurin binding protein (COG:S;~EggNog:ENOG410PN10;~InterPro:IPR012677,IPR035979,IPR006931;~PFAM:PF04847;~go_function: GO:0003676 - nucleic acid binding [Evidence IEA];~go_process: GO:0019722 - calcium-mediated signaling [Evidence IEA]) codes for the protein MTGTLSPQSVPSSPSFQANRSARSSSHKPSLSIDLSSLPPLSQPSPPTNTLLITDLNDLYLFQPSSLSTIRAQIESIAPLNSFSPLPSFRRIVCSFRNEDDAIRVRKLLDRESLLNREVRTKIYFGEPTPLLETDETGTGIKHKLLEAPQVDKLFFISPPPSPPHGWVMRTEDPPNKEVHASDLAQALAMLKTEQSSTATPAVGNIYSTGSSQQQTDPDTPMSLSSDKRTGSWPLSQQRSRSSTLIYNPGEHGGSPNLPAVMVEDTTADPDDMDVEMSPLDMPKQTPPFKTSRPPVELMI
- the grpE gene encoding mitochondrial nucleotide exchange factor MGE1 (BUSCO:EOG09264IDN;~COG:O;~EggNog:ENOG410PMR5;~InterPro:IPR013805,IPR009012,IPR000740;~PFAM:PF01025;~go_function: GO:0000774 - adenyl-nucleotide exchange factor activity [Evidence IEA];~go_function: GO:0042803 - protein homodimerization activity [Evidence IEA];~go_function: GO:0051087 - chaperone binding [Evidence IEA];~go_process: GO:0006457 - protein folding [Evidence IEA]) gives rise to the protein MFKRTLLRQAQASRSLLSVRSASTTPLAVRRISQAQPQLLRPFAGFPTARCYSTENGDKDKKENGAESEAAEDPVTKELEEKRKEVVDLKDKYVRSVADFLNLQERTKRDMENARNFAIQRFAVDLLESIDNFDRALLAVPSDKLSATKTEENKDLLDLVDGLKMTQHILMNTLQKHGLQRFDPADLTEDGKAQKFNPNIHEATFMTKAEGKEDGDIIHAQTKGFTLNGRILRAAKVGVVKNN